One Tepidanaerobacter syntrophicus DNA segment encodes these proteins:
- a CDS encoding VRR-NUC domain-containing protein codes for MSERSIVTKVLRYLKTVPGCFCWKEHGGMYGTAGIPDIIACVNGRFIAFEVKTPSGKTTKLQEATIKKILNAGGVAAVVHSVDEVKVILEKHGLL; via the coding sequence ATGTCTGAAAGAAGTATTGTGACTAAAGTACTGCGGTACTTAAAGACAGTACCGGGGTGTTTCTGTTGGAAGGAACATGGTGGTATGTACGGGACAGCGGGGATACCAGATATTATTGCCTGTGTAAATGGGCGGTTTATAGCTTTTGAAGTAAAAACCCCATCGGGAAAGACAACAAAACTGCAGGAAGCAACCATCAAAAAAATCCTCAATGCCGGAGGAGTGGCAGCGGTTGTTCATTCGGTAGATGAGGTGAAGGTTATTCTGGAAAAGCATGGCCTTCTATAA
- a CDS encoding DNA primase translates to MSISFPKELANRKQWICWRLEPNTKDGRDSKIPYNPLTGRKASSTNPNDWSTLDDAIAAKEQYLYTGLGFVFAKSGGLVGIDIDHCRDKNTGELSDTAKDILERFPSYTEISPSGTGLHIFYKGEMPAKGNKNTKTGVEMYAHSRYFTMTGERLPGTPDYIAEDNGALAWIHENYIKSKKRRGKSKKDSKVVKLEPLTDEEILEKARTAENHKEFNLLWEGKWQEAGYPSQSEADLALCCMLAFWSGKNKEQMDRLFRNSGLFREKWDTVHHASGATYGQETLDKAIEVTENVYSRESESVIFEHEGRYYRTRGESVYPITNFIIQPVEMIVSEDETQMTADLITIRDEIYRQTFMTTDFNNIQKFKNILNRRTISLGYFGSEGDLELLKGYISEMEWVRKTGVKALGIYEHGGRMVYVSTDGAIEAGGNIVEDIVQLDKYKSITTDILIFEPLTKEQLIMLGEWLLSYNEPIKTVSVMAWVAGCFIKPHLKKSGIKFPHLLLVGEQGSGKSNTLERVILPVFSCSKIRAATQVTAFTLMKESASSNLIPQLMDEFKPSKIDKLRLNALYNHLRDAYDGHEGVRGRADQSAVTYELLAPIIVAGEESPDEAAIRERSIELLFSKKDLKPASHRQAFYKLCAKADLLGSFGRSLLDIALRVSSVEAENWYEEAKSEISDEFPSRIVNNLACCYAGLSLVNKLCEFLNVTWAEVFPINKGACIRYLQNGVQEYLLDGGSNNKTIVEQTLEIMARMKLAPNQDYTFDKDGKVIGIRFCDVYDRYTKYRRDYAITGECLPYNQFLKQLRQSDFFIESNKTMRFGNETKKAWALDFSILKERCDVSGFEITDIEPL, encoded by the coding sequence GTGAGCATCTCATTCCCTAAAGAATTAGCAAACCGGAAGCAATGGATCTGCTGGCGTCTGGAACCAAACACAAAGGACGGAAGAGACAGTAAAATCCCTTACAATCCCTTAACCGGTAGAAAAGCCTCAAGCACTAACCCAAACGACTGGTCGACCCTTGACGATGCGATTGCGGCAAAAGAACAATATCTCTATACCGGATTAGGTTTTGTATTCGCAAAAAGCGGAGGTTTAGTAGGGATAGACATAGATCACTGCCGCGACAAAAACACTGGGGAATTAAGCGATACCGCCAAGGATATCCTTGAGCGGTTTCCGTCCTATACGGAAATCAGCCCTTCAGGAACTGGGCTTCATATTTTCTATAAAGGGGAGATGCCTGCCAAGGGCAATAAAAACACTAAAACCGGCGTTGAAATGTATGCCCACAGCAGATACTTCACAATGACTGGCGAGCGACTGCCAGGGACTCCTGATTACATTGCTGAAGATAATGGAGCTCTAGCCTGGATACATGAGAATTATATCAAAAGTAAAAAGCGGAGAGGAAAAAGCAAGAAAGACAGTAAGGTGGTTAAGCTAGAGCCGCTTACAGATGAAGAAATTCTGGAGAAAGCCCGGACAGCCGAAAACCATAAGGAATTTAATCTGCTATGGGAAGGAAAATGGCAGGAAGCAGGGTATCCGAGCCAGTCCGAAGCCGACCTTGCCCTTTGCTGTATGCTGGCTTTCTGGTCAGGCAAAAACAAAGAGCAGATGGACAGGCTGTTTAGAAATTCCGGGCTATTCCGGGAAAAGTGGGATACGGTACATCATGCAAGTGGAGCAACATATGGGCAGGAGACACTGGATAAGGCCATTGAAGTCACAGAGAACGTATACAGCCGCGAAAGCGAGTCAGTTATCTTTGAACATGAGGGTAGGTATTACCGCACCAGAGGCGAAAGTGTGTATCCTATAACAAATTTTATCATTCAACCGGTGGAGATGATTGTATCGGAAGATGAAACGCAGATGACTGCTGATCTTATTACAATCCGCGATGAAATATACCGCCAGACATTTATGACTACCGACTTCAATAACATCCAAAAGTTTAAAAATATCTTGAACCGCCGGACAATATCCTTAGGCTATTTTGGCTCAGAAGGAGATTTGGAACTGCTGAAAGGTTATATATCTGAAATGGAGTGGGTAAGGAAAACAGGGGTCAAGGCTCTTGGAATTTATGAGCATGGCGGGCGGATGGTATATGTTTCAACGGATGGTGCCATTGAAGCCGGAGGCAACATTGTTGAAGATATCGTGCAGCTTGATAAGTATAAAAGCATAACAACCGATATCCTAATCTTTGAACCATTGACAAAGGAACAGCTTATTATGCTTGGTGAATGGCTCCTCAGCTATAACGAGCCCATAAAAACGGTATCAGTAATGGCCTGGGTGGCCGGATGCTTCATTAAACCGCATCTTAAAAAATCAGGCATCAAGTTTCCTCATTTATTGCTTGTCGGAGAACAAGGCAGCGGAAAAAGTAATACATTGGAGCGGGTTATTCTGCCGGTATTTTCGTGCAGCAAAATCCGCGCAGCTACGCAGGTTACCGCATTTACACTGATGAAGGAATCTGCATCATCGAATCTGATACCGCAGCTGATGGATGAGTTCAAACCGTCAAAGATAGATAAGTTAAGGCTAAATGCCTTATACAACCATCTTCGAGATGCATATGACGGCCATGAAGGTGTCCGCGGTAGGGCGGATCAAAGTGCTGTTACTTATGAACTGTTGGCACCTATTATTGTAGCTGGTGAGGAATCGCCGGATGAAGCGGCCATCAGAGAACGGAGCATAGAATTGCTATTCAGCAAGAAGGACTTAAAACCAGCCAGCCATAGACAAGCATTTTATAAGCTGTGTGCAAAAGCGGATCTGCTTGGCAGCTTCGGTCGGAGCCTGCTGGATATAGCACTCAGAGTATCGTCCGTTGAGGCAGAGAATTGGTATGAGGAGGCAAAGTCAGAGATATCTGATGAGTTTCCATCCCGTATCGTCAATAATCTCGCCTGTTGCTATGCCGGATTGAGCCTAGTAAACAAACTGTGTGAATTCCTTAATGTAACGTGGGCTGAAGTATTTCCCATTAACAAAGGGGCATGTATTCGATATCTTCAAAACGGTGTGCAGGAGTACTTGCTGGATGGCGGCAGCAATAACAAGACCATCGTAGAACAGACGCTGGAAATCATGGCCCGGATGAAACTGGCTCCGAATCAAGACTACACTTTTGATAAAGATGGCAAGGTTATCGGGATTCGTTTCTGTGATGTATATGACCGCTATACCAAGTACAGACGCGATTATGCAATCACAGGTGAATGTCTTCCGTATAACCAGTTTCTGAAGCAATTGAGGCAAAGTGACTTTTTTATAGAGAGCAATAAAACGATGCGTTTCGGGAACGAAACTAAGAAAGCGTGGGCTCTTGATTTTTCGATATTGAAAGAGCGATGCGATGTGAGCGGCTTTGAAATCACAGATATTGAGCCTCTTTAG
- a CDS encoding DUF4406 domain-containing protein translates to MSISKFNAEGYYDPTPYEALLRIEREARKAPYRPMVFICSPYAGDIERNIRKAQGYCRFAVSRNCIPIAPHLLFPQFMDDDDEQMRNLGLFFGMVLMSKCSEVWVFGRKITKGMSIEIEKAKQRSIPIRYFNERCEEVQCK, encoded by the coding sequence ATGAGTATCAGCAAGTTTAACGCGGAAGGATATTACGACCCCACACCCTATGAAGCACTGCTTAGGATTGAGCGAGAGGCCAGGAAAGCGCCCTACAGACCGATGGTATTTATCTGCAGCCCATATGCTGGTGATATAGAACGTAATATCCGTAAGGCTCAGGGGTACTGCCGCTTTGCAGTGAGCAGGAATTGCATACCTATTGCTCCGCACCTCTTGTTTCCGCAGTTTATGGATGACGATGATGAACAAATGAGAAATCTGGGATTGTTCTTTGGCATGGTACTGATGTCAAAGTGCTCAGAAGTGTGGGTATTTGGCAGAAAAATTACTAAAGGGATGTCCATTGAGATTGAAAAGGCAAAGCAGCGCAGCATTCCGATTCGGTATTTTAATGAACGATGCGAGGAGGTGCAGTGTAAGTGA
- a CDS encoding phage antirepressor: protein MTNLQVFKNTEFGELKVLVIDGKEYFPATDCARILGYSNPRDAIQRHCKPDGVVKHDGVTLTTNQYGVSTEQHVERTYITEGNLYRLIIRSKLPAAERFERWVFDEVLPTIRKYGVYATDKVIEEMISNPEYGIRIFSELKAERDRRKALEIENAKNKQIISELKPKASYYDLILQNKSLVPISKIAKDYGMSGRAFNKLLHELGVQYKMGNCWLLYQEYADQGYTQSKTHAIDAERSVMHTYWTQKGRLFIYDLLKNKKGILPVIEREQKSA from the coding sequence ATGACTAATTTACAGGTTTTTAAGAATACAGAATTTGGAGAACTTAAAGTACTCGTTATTGATGGAAAGGAATACTTCCCTGCAACAGATTGTGCGAGGATTCTGGGATATAGTAACCCTCGTGATGCGATACAACGCCATTGCAAACCAGACGGGGTCGTGAAACACGACGGGGTCACCTTAACTACAAATCAATATGGTGTCTCGACTGAACAGCATGTTGAACGGACTTATATTACAGAGGGAAATCTATATCGTCTCATTATACGTAGCAAACTTCCTGCTGCTGAACGCTTTGAAAGATGGGTCTTTGATGAAGTGCTGCCCACGATCAGAAAATATGGAGTTTATGCTACAGATAAAGTTATCGAAGAGATGATTTCTAATCCGGAGTATGGCATCAGGATTTTCTCTGAACTGAAGGCAGAACGCGACAGACGGAAAGCATTAGAAATAGAAAATGCAAAGAACAAACAGATTATCAGTGAGTTGAAGCCCAAAGCGAGCTATTATGATCTCATATTGCAAAATAAAAGCCTTGTGCCGATCAGCAAGATTGCCAAGGATTACGGAATGTCTGGCCGCGCTTTCAATAAGCTGCTTCATGAGCTCGGAGTACAGTACAAAATGGGAAACTGCTGGCTTTTATATCAGGAGTACGCCGATCAAGGATACACGCAATCCAAGACCCATGCTATTGATGCAGAAAGAAGCGTAATGCACACATATTGGACACAAAAAGGAAGGCTGTTTATCTATGACCTTCTCAAAAACAAGAAAGGTATATTGCCTGTAATCGAACGTGAACAAAAAAGCGCATAG